The proteins below come from a single Candidatus Krumholzibacteriia bacterium genomic window:
- a CDS encoding type II secretion system F family protein produces the protein MPRFAYLALDTDGHEIRGRLDGPTAEWVGERLFAEDLIPVDIEHEEREPDALEAIRQHLPVTVEDLSLFSNQFALMLDTGLPILTALELLAENSTKPRLTRALESAIADIRSGSSLHEALAATGRFPDIYLNMIRAAEASGTVVEVLRQLGGYLDREAELRNRLKGALIYPIFLVVLAAAVVVFLMVAIIPKFTQVLVQMGVDLPWPTRALIAISGFVTSFWPWLLAGLAGLGVGAWVLARDEELRLRLDGLLLAVPGIGALISKASMSRLCFVLGSLLHGGIAIVEALEVAGATAGNRRIAAAVHEARGQIVAGRSIADALAHAGTMPALVLQMVSIGEATGNLDAVLVRVSELYDEQVARATNSMLKLVEPALIVVLGGIVGFIALSLVLPMVKAIASFGG, from the coding sequence GTGCCGCGCTTCGCCTATCTCGCCCTCGACACCGACGGTCACGAGATCCGTGGCCGTCTCGACGGGCCCACGGCCGAGTGGGTCGGCGAACGCCTCTTCGCCGAGGACCTCATTCCGGTCGACATCGAACACGAGGAACGCGAGCCCGATGCTCTCGAGGCGATCCGGCAACATCTTCCGGTCACCGTCGAAGACCTTTCCCTGTTCAGCAATCAGTTCGCACTGATGCTGGACACGGGACTCCCCATCCTCACGGCGTTGGAACTCCTCGCCGAGAACTCGACGAAGCCACGACTGACGCGGGCCCTGGAGTCGGCGATCGCCGACATCCGGTCGGGCTCGTCCCTCCACGAAGCCCTCGCCGCGACCGGACGATTCCCGGACATCTACCTGAACATGATCCGTGCAGCCGAAGCCAGCGGCACGGTGGTCGAAGTGCTGCGACAGCTGGGCGGATACCTCGATCGTGAGGCCGAGCTGCGTAATCGCCTGAAGGGCGCACTGATCTACCCGATCTTCCTGGTGGTCCTCGCCGCGGCCGTCGTCGTGTTCCTGATGGTCGCGATCATTCCGAAGTTCACCCAGGTGCTCGTACAGATGGGTGTGGACCTGCCCTGGCCGACCCGTGCCCTGATCGCGATCAGCGGATTCGTGACCTCGTTCTGGCCGTGGTTGCTGGCCGGCCTGGCCGGCCTGGGAGTCGGCGCCTGGGTACTGGCGCGCGACGAAGAGCTGCGTCTCCGGCTCGATGGTCTGTTGCTTGCTGTTCCGGGCATCGGAGCCCTGATCAGCAAGGCGAGCATGTCGCGTCTGTGCTTCGTGCTCGGCTCCCTGCTGCACGGGGGAATCGCAATCGTCGAGGCCCTCGAGGTGGCGGGCGCGACGGCCGGCAACCGCCGGATCGCCGCGGCGGTCCACGAGGCCCGCGGGCAGATCGTGGCGGGACGGAGCATCGCCGATGCTCTGGCCCACGCCGGAACGATGCCCGCATTGGTGTTGCAGATGGTCTCGATCGGCGAGGCCACCGGCAACCTCGACGCCGTCCTCGTGCGTGTGTCGGAGCTCTACGACGAGCAGGTCGCGCGAGCGACCAACAGCATGCTCAAGCTCGTCGAGCCCGCGTTGATCGTGGTGCTCGGCGGAATCGTCGGATTCATCGCCTTGTCCCTTGTGCTCCCGATGGTCAAGGCGATCGCATCGTTCGGGGGCTGA
- a CDS encoding prepilin-type N-terminal cleavage/methylation domain-containing protein: MSNDRGFTLVELLVTTAVAAIVSGTVYVLIDAGIDMHERGSELGMASVGLAGATAMLRADVARATAVDVVAPDSLVLERSNGDRIAWATRTTTGGLALYRSVDDGSGFSERPKRAVAELVDGPTRPAHTNFVALADGRIRAHLIADDRHLSIESAPWSRP, from the coding sequence ATGAGCAACGATCGCGGCTTCACCCTGGTCGAGCTGCTGGTGACGACCGCCGTGGCCGCGATCGTCTCGGGCACCGTGTACGTGCTGATCGACGCCGGGATCGACATGCACGAACGAGGCTCGGAACTCGGCATGGCGAGCGTCGGACTGGCCGGAGCCACGGCCATGCTGCGGGCCGACGTGGCCCGCGCCACCGCCGTGGACGTCGTGGCGCCCGACTCGCTGGTCCTCGAGCGCTCGAACGGCGACCGGATCGCCTGGGCGACACGGACCACCACCGGCGGCCTCGCGCTCTACCGCTCGGTCGACGACGGCAGCGGGTTCTCCGAACGTCCGAAACGCGCGGTGGCCGAACTCGTGGACGGCCCCACCCGACCGGCACACACGAACTTCGTCGCGCTGGCCGACGGCCGGATCCGGGCCCATCTGATTGCCGACGATCGCCATCTCTCCATCGAGTCCGCTCCCTGGAGCAGGCCGTGA
- a CDS encoding GspE/PulE family protein has translation MSSTFVRALVDGGHVTASDLEPLLAETRDEVQLCDRLARDGVVDARTVLQVRARLLGLSHVEISPYSVDPSVVRTLPEEAARRHRAIPLFRVGNDLTLAMADPTDVLAIDAVRDSTGCDVIPVLALRRDIERAINQFYGIDPILERLVAEAQRTEAVAEVTEREDELDLSDLASDESPTVRLVNLIILKAIRDGASDAHVEPDHDALRVRYRVDGRLGAEQRIPLALHAGIVSRLKILADLDLAQKRLPQDGRISLHAEGRRIDLRISSLPTIRGEKIVLRLLDTQQTLTSLADLGLAPSIETDWRELVASPHGMILVTGPTGSGKTTTLYASLTAINKLDTNIVTVEDPVEFDFPVINQVQVNTKAGLTFSSALRSILRQDPNVIMVGEIRDRETAQIAVRAALTGHLVLSTLHTNDATSAPNRLIDMGVEPYLVASALKGVLAQRLVRRNCPRCSEPVELDPARHPPEVVERIERSGEAVHQGTGCRSCNQTGYRGRVALHELMPVNDEIERAIVRQLPAAGIRAIARRRSMPDLFEDGLAKARSGKTSIEQVLLATRMSEDEIPPARDDEAAAHGDRASDEITEAIQVSSTPEPDPATDAPAPAFDDREI, from the coding sequence CTGCTGGGACTCTCGCACGTCGAGATCAGTCCCTACAGTGTCGACCCGAGCGTGGTGCGAACGTTGCCCGAGGAAGCAGCGCGACGCCACCGCGCGATCCCGCTGTTCCGCGTCGGCAACGACCTCACCCTGGCCATGGCCGACCCGACCGACGTGCTCGCGATCGACGCCGTACGGGACAGCACCGGCTGCGACGTGATTCCGGTCCTGGCCCTGCGCAGGGACATCGAGCGGGCGATCAACCAGTTCTACGGGATCGACCCCATCCTCGAGCGGCTCGTCGCCGAGGCCCAGCGCACCGAGGCCGTGGCCGAGGTGACGGAACGCGAGGACGAACTCGATCTCTCGGACCTCGCCTCGGACGAGTCGCCGACGGTCCGTCTGGTCAATCTGATCATTCTCAAGGCGATCCGCGACGGCGCCAGCGACGCCCACGTCGAACCCGACCACGACGCGCTGCGCGTGCGCTACCGCGTGGACGGCCGCCTGGGGGCCGAACAGCGCATTCCGCTGGCCCTGCACGCCGGCATCGTCAGCCGCCTGAAGATCCTGGCGGATCTCGACCTCGCCCAGAAGCGCCTGCCCCAGGACGGTCGGATCAGTCTCCACGCCGAAGGCCGGCGCATCGACCTGCGCATCAGCTCGCTGCCGACGATCCGCGGCGAGAAGATCGTCCTGCGTCTGCTCGACACCCAGCAGACCCTGACCTCGCTCGCCGACCTCGGGCTGGCCCCTTCGATCGAGACCGACTGGCGCGAGCTCGTCGCGAGTCCCCACGGCATGATCCTCGTGACGGGACCGACCGGGAGCGGCAAGACGACGACGCTCTACGCCTCGCTCACCGCGATCAACAAGCTCGACACGAACATCGTGACGGTCGAGGACCCCGTCGAGTTCGACTTCCCGGTCATCAACCAGGTGCAGGTGAACACGAAGGCGGGGCTGACCTTCTCATCGGCCCTGCGCAGCATCCTGCGTCAGGACCCGAACGTGATCATGGTGGGCGAGATCCGCGACCGGGAGACGGCACAGATCGCCGTACGGGCGGCTCTGACCGGACACCTCGTCCTCTCGACCCTGCACACGAACGACGCCACGAGCGCCCCCAACCGGCTCATCGACATGGGCGTGGAACCCTACCTGGTGGCGAGCGCGCTCAAGGGAGTCCTGGCCCAGCGGCTCGTCCGCCGCAACTGCCCCCGTTGCTCCGAACCCGTGGAACTCGATCCGGCCCGACACCCACCCGAGGTGGTGGAGCGGATCGAGCGCAGCGGTGAGGCGGTGCATCAGGGGACGGGGTGCCGATCCTGCAACCAGACCGGGTACCGGGGCCGCGTGGCGCTGCACGAGCTCATGCCCGTGAACGACGAGATCGAGCGCGCGATCGTGCGACAGCTACCCGCGGCCGGGATCCGCGCCATCGCCCGGCGCCGATCGATGCCCGATCTGTTCGAGGACGGCCTGGCCAAGGCCCGCTCGGGAAAGACCTCGATCGAGCAGGTCCTCCTGGCCACGCGCATGAGCGAAGACGAAATCCCGCCCGCGCGCGACGACGAGGCCGCGGCCCACGGCGATCGCGCGAGCGACGAGATCACCGAGGCGATCCAGGTGTCGTCGACCCCGGAGCCGGACCCCGCGACCGACGCGCCCGCCCCCGCCTTCGACGACCGGGAGATCTGA
- a CDS encoding type II secretion system protein, protein MSTPVSRGNSRGFTLAEILIALAVLGVAGITAVTLLAQLTKANVDGREDVQRHAIAAAVMESLLVRGFDGLGPGTATGTTPGGESWTATVSDEDTDLRRLRVDVSSEGRTETLETLMSNRF, encoded by the coding sequence ATGAGTACGCCCGTTTCTAGGGGGAACTCGCGCGGCTTCACGCTCGCGGAGATCCTGATCGCCCTCGCGGTCCTGGGCGTGGCCGGGATCACGGCCGTGACCCTGCTCGCCCAGCTCACGAAGGCGAACGTCGACGGCCGCGAGGACGTGCAACGGCACGCGATCGCCGCTGCGGTCATGGAGAGCCTCCTGGTCCGCGGGTTCGACGGTCTCGGGCCGGGAACCGCGACGGGAACGACACCGGGTGGCGAGAGCTGGACGGCGACGGTCAGCGACGAGGACACCGACCTCCGTCGGCTGCGGGTCGATGTCTCGTCCGAGGGCCGGACCGAGACACTCGAAACGCTGATGAGCAATCGGTTCTGA
- a CDS encoding type II secretion system protein, with the protein MIHRNAQKGFTLAEVLIVIALLGILASIVVLNFGGSDRPANERALRANLQSLRSAVALYKADHGHWPCSEDDYGYPCSNQDFRRKLTWYSRKDGRTRNAKNATYAYGPYLDDFPVEPFSQADSVSWSLGTERLKERVADAVDGSSGDGGWYYEPESGVVVPNLGSAFPNEYARF; encoded by the coding sequence ATGATCCACAGGAACGCCCAGAAAGGCTTCACCCTGGCCGAGGTCCTGATCGTGATCGCGCTGCTGGGAATCCTCGCCTCGATCGTCGTGCTGAACTTCGGTGGCAGCGATCGGCCCGCGAACGAGCGCGCCCTGCGCGCGAACCTGCAGTCGCTACGCTCGGCCGTCGCCCTGTACAAGGCCGACCACGGACACTGGCCGTGCAGCGAGGACGACTACGGCTATCCGTGCTCGAACCAGGACTTCCGCCGCAAGCTCACCTGGTACAGCCGTAAGGACGGCCGGACCAGGAACGCGAAGAACGCGACCTACGCCTACGGACCGTACCTCGACGACTTCCCCGTCGAGCCCTTCAGCCAGGCCGACTCGGTGAGCTGGTCCCTGGGCACCGAACGTCTCAAGGAGCGCGTGGCCGACGCCGTCGACGGCAGCTCCGGAGACGGGGGCTGGTACTACGAGCCCGAGAGCGGTGTGGTCGTCCCGAACCTGGGCTCGGCCTTCCCGAATGAGTACGCCCGTTTCTAG